In Streptomyces nojiriensis, the sequence GGGAGCGGGCTCGCTCGCCGACCGGATCGGCCGCCGCCGCGTCTACCTCATCGGGCTCGGTCTCTTCGCCGCCGCCTCGCTCGCCTGCGGGCTGGCCACCGGCCCGGCCGAGCTGATCGCCTTCCGCGCCGTCCAGGGCATCGGCGGAGCCGCCATGTTCGCCACCACCATGGCCCTGCTCAGCGCGTCCTACCAGGGCCGCGACCGCGGGGTGGCCTTCGGCGTCTGGGGCGCGGTCAACGGCGCCGCCGCCGCGGCCGGGCCGATCATCGGGGGGCTGCTCACCGAGAACTTCGGCTGGCGCTGGATCTTCTTCATCAACCTGCCCGTCAGCGCGCTGGCCGTGTACGTCACCCTCAAGGCGGTGGCCGAGTCCCGCAACCCGCACGCCGCGCGCCTCGACCTGCCCGGCATGGCCACCTTCACCGCGGGCGCCGCGGCCGTCACCTACGCCGTGATCCGCGTCGGCGAGAACGGCTGGGGCTCGCCCACCACCCTCGGCCTGCTCGGCCTGGGCGCGGCCGCCTTCGCCGCCTTCGTCCTCGTCGAACTGCGCAGCACCCGCCCGATGCTGGACCTCTCGCTCTTCCGCAGCCGAACCTTCGTCGCCGTCATGGCCGCCGGACTGCTGCTGTCGGGCGCCGCGTTCTCGTACCTCATGTACGTCTCCCTCTGGCTGCAGTCCGCCGAGGGGATGGGCCCGGTCGGCGCGGGCCTGGTGCTGCTGCCGCTCAGCGCGGCCGGCTTCGTCGTCGCCGCGGTGGCCGGACGGCTGCTGCACGCGGTCCCGCCCCGGCTGACCATCGGCGGCGGACTGCTGCTGATCGGCTTCGGCGCGCTGCTCCAGGCCTGGATGCTCGACGCCGGGGACGGCTGGACCGCCCTGGTGCCCGGGCTGCTCGTGACCGGCGTGGGGGTGGGCGCCGCGACCCCGGCGCTGGCCGCCACCGCGATGGGGGCCGTGGCCCCGGCCCGGGCGGGCATGGCGGGCGGCGCCCTGAACACCGCGCGCCAGCTGGGCACCGCCCTCGGCATCGCCGTGCTCGGCGCGGTCTTCCACGCGGGGCTGCGCTCCGGGCTCGGTGAGGGCGGCCGGGGGCTGGCGGAGCCGCTGGCCTCCGGCGGCGCCGGGCAGGTGCTCGCCCAAGCCCCCGCGGGTGCGGCCCGCGAGGCGCTGACGGGGCTGGTGGAGGCCGCCTTCGCGAGCGGTCTGCGCGAGACGTTCCTGGTCTCGGCCGCGATGGGGCTGGCCGGTGCGCTGGCGGTCTTCCTCCTGCTACGCGGCGGGACGCCGGCCGCCGCAGCTCCGCTCCCGCGGCCCCGCACGCAGTCCACCGGGGCCGAGGACCCGGCGGGGGCACCGGCCGTACGGAACTGAGGCCGTAGGCGGGGAGACCGTGCGGAGGGCCGTACGGCTGGGACCTCACGGGTGAACCTTCGAACGTACTGGGCATGCCGAATCGATTCAGCGGGCTCCTCCGCTCCTACGCTGCCCGAGGATGCCACCGGACCGGTATCCGCGGAACCCGAGGAACGGATTTCCCCATGCGTCTTCGCTCGACCGCCGCCGTGTTCGTCGGCGCTCTCGCGCTCGCCCTGCCCACCGCCGGCCCGTCGGTGGCCGACGACCACGGCGAACGCGCCCTCGGCACGCTCCACTACCAGTACCTGGACGCGGCCGGCTCGGAGAGAAGAGGCCAGATCCGGCCCGCCGACAACGACACCTGCTACCTGCTGACGCGCACCTCCCGCGACGAGCCCGCCATCGAGGTGCGCAACGAGACGGAGTCGCTGGCGGTCCTCTTCGACAACCGCAGCTGCGAGGGCGAGGCGGAGAAGGTGCTGAAGCCGGGGGAGAAGGCGCAGCGGGTGGAGGTCGTCTCGGTCTACTTCAAGCCGGTGGCCGAGGAGGACTCGGGGACCGGCGGCAACGGCGGGAACGGCACCTGGCCGGGCCGCGACGACCGGCCCCGGGACGACGAGGCCGACGAGGAGCAGACGGACAGCGGGACCGGCGGCAACGGCGGCAACGGCGGGACCGGCGGCAACGGCGGGAACGGCACCTGGCCGGGCCGCGACGACCAGAGCGACCAGAATTCGAACCAGAACCAGAACCAGAACCCGAACCAGAACCAGAACCGTGACGACGAGGAGGAGGAAGACCTCCTCACCGCCATCTTCCGCAACCTGGGCTGACGCGGGCCATGGAACAGGGCCGCCCGGGGAGGATTCCTCCCGGGCGGCCCCGTGGTCTGTCTGCTCAGCTGTCGTTCACCCTGCCCCGTGGGGTCAGAAGGTGAGCTTCCAGCTGTTGATGTAGCCGGTGTCCAGGCTGGCGGCGTCCCTGACGCGGAGCTTCCAGGTGCCGTTGGCGACCTCGGAGGAGGCGTTCACGGTGAACTGCTGGACGATGTTGTCCGCGCTGCCGCCGGTGCGGTTGCGCAGGTTGTAGACGCTGCCGTCGGGGGCGACCAGGTCGACCACCAGGTCACCGACGTAGGTGTGGACGATGTTCACGTCCACCTTGAGGGCGCTCGGGGCGTTGCCCGTGCGCGTCACGTTGATCGGGGACTCGACGGTCGCGTTGTCCGCGATCTGGTAGTCCGTGGTGTTCTCGAAGACGCTCGGCTGCGTGGTGCCGACCGTCCAGGTGAACGCCGCGGTACCGGTCTGGTTCTGCGAGTCGGTCACCGTGACGGTCACGTTGGACGTGCCCGCGGTGGAGGCCGTGCCCGAGATCAGGCCGTTGGAGGAGTTGATCGACAGGCCGGCCGGCAGGCCGGTCGCCGCGTAGCTCAGCGCACCCGGGTTCGTGCTCGTGGCCTGGACCTGCAGGCTGACGGCGCTGCCCGTGACGGTGTTCTGGTTGGCGATCGGGGTGACCGTGACGCCGTTGGAGATGCGGGATCCGACGGCGACGCCGGCCCACGCGTTGGCGACGTTGTTGTAGATCGTCGAGCCCTGGCCGTAGAGGTCGGCAGCGGCCTTCAGGGTCTGGACGCGGGCGTCGGCGTAGTTGGTGTTCGACTTGAAGTAGCCCACCGTCAGCGCGCGGAACCAGATCTTCGAGGCGGCGTCACGGCCGATCGCGGTGACGGGCAGGCCGTCCGCGGTCGGCGAGTCGTAGCTCACGCCGTTGACGACCTTGGCGCCCGAGCCCTCGGAGGCCAGGTAGTACCAGTGGTTGGCCGGGCCCGAGGAGTAGTGGACGTCGATGCCGCCGAGGCCCGAGTACCAGCTGTCCTTGGACGCGCCGTCCTTGCTCGGCTTGTCCATGTAGCGCAGCGGGGTGCCGTCGCCGTTGATGTCGATCTTCTCGCCGACCAGGTAGTCGCCGACGTCCTGCGGGTTGTTGGCGTAGAACTCGACGGCCGCCGCCATGATGTCGGAGGTCGCCTCGTTCAGACCGCCGGGCTCACCGCTGTAGGTCATGTTGCCGGTGACCGAGGTCAGACCGTGGGTCATCTCGTGCGCGGCCACGTCGGTGGAGGTGAGCGGCTTGTTGTTGCCCTCGCCGTCGCCGTACGTCATGCAGAAGCAGGAGTCGCTCCAGAACGCGTTGACGTAGGCGTTGCCGTAGTGGACCCGGCTGTACGGGGCCACGCCGTCGTTGCGCAGGCCGTTGCGGCCGTGCACGTTCTTGTAGTAGTCCCACGTGACCGCGGCGCCGTAGTGGGCGTCACCGCCGGCCGTCTCCAGGTTGGACGGCAGACCGTTGCCCCAGATGTCGTCCGGGCCGGAGAACAGCGTGCCGGTGCCGGAGCCGGTGCCACGGTTGAGGTTGTACGTCTTGTGGCCGCCGCGCGCGGCGTCGGTCAGGTTCCAGGTGCTGCCCGACTGGGTGGTCCCGAGGGTCACCTGGCCGCTGTACATCGTGTTGCCGGTACCGGTCTCGATGGCCTGCCACTCGGTGATCTTGGCGCCGGTCTTGGCGTTGGTCACCACGTGGAGCTCGTTCGGCGTGCCGTCGTGCTGGAGGCCGCCGACGACGGTCTCGAACGCGAGGACCGGCGCGCCCTCGGCCGCCCAGATCACCTTGCGGGCGCCCTTGGAGGCCTTGGCCTCCTTGGAGCCCTCGGCGCTCGCGGCGGAGACGGCCTGGCTCTCGGCGGCCGCCGGGGTGACGGTGGCGCTGGTGTCGGCGACCTTGATCTCGTGGTTGGTCGCCTTGGTCACGCTCTTGGTGACGCCGTCCTTGGCGTGGACGGTGAGGTCACCACCGAGGACCGGGAGTCCGTCGTAGGTGCGCTCGTAGGTGGTGTGCGTGGTGCCGTCCGCGTCCTGGACCACGTCGCGGACGACGAGCTTCTCGCCGCTGCCGAGGCCGAGCGCCTTGGCGGCCTGCACGGTGGTCGAGTTGGCCTCGGCCAGGAGCGTCGCACGCTCCGAGGCACTCAGTGCGCGGTTGGCCGCGCCCGGGTTGGGCTGGGAGGCCGTGGGTGCCTGTGACGCGGTGGCGTCGGCGGTTGCGGTGCCGGTCTGTATGCCGACGGCGAGCAGGGCTGCCGCTGCAACGAGAGCGCCGGCCGCGGTGGCACGCCTCTGGGGGGTGGACCTCAACGCAGACTCCTTCTGCAAGGGGGGTTCCGGAAGGCTGGGTGGGCCTCCGGGCAGAGCAGGGCTGGTGCGATGAACGGTCGAAGATTGCCACTCGCGACGACAGATGTCAGGGCCGCGTCAAAAGGTTGGCCGGAAAAGGTCCGTTGTTCGAAGATACGTATCCGGTATCCGGACCATTCACCTCCGTGTGCTTCCTGGGTAGTTCGACATGCGGAACGCCTGCTACCGGTTGCTAACACTTGCGCAACAAGAGGCTGCGTTGACCCAAACGGCATTTACCGTACGGGTGTTTGTCGTACTGTTTCCCGGTGCGGCAGATGTTCGTTGCCAGGGGAAGCGATGGGCACCCGCCACTGTCATAGACCACGTGCCAGGGGGGCCCATGAGGCATGTCCATATTCCTGCGCAAAGAGTGGCCAGAGCGGCCCGGGAGTCCCTTGCGCCCGCACGGCGCCTCGGGGACAAGGCCCGTTGGTACCGCCCTGCCGCAATCGCCGCCGACTTCCTCGGCGCCGCCATCCCGGTAGGACTCGTCTTCGACGCCGCGCAGCAGGTCCGGCCCGTCTACTGCGCCCTGGCCGCCGCCG encodes:
- a CDS encoding M4 family metallopeptidase is translated as MRSTPQRRATAAGALVAAAALLAVGIQTGTATADATASQAPTASQPNPGAANRALSASERATLLAEANSTTVQAAKALGLGSGEKLVVRDVVQDADGTTHTTYERTYDGLPVLGGDLTVHAKDGVTKSVTKATNHEIKVADTSATVTPAAAESQAVSAASAEGSKEAKASKGARKVIWAAEGAPVLAFETVVGGLQHDGTPNELHVVTNAKTGAKITEWQAIETGTGNTMYSGQVTLGTTQSGSTWNLTDAARGGHKTYNLNRGTGSGTGTLFSGPDDIWGNGLPSNLETAGGDAHYGAAVTWDYYKNVHGRNGLRNDGVAPYSRVHYGNAYVNAFWSDSCFCMTYGDGEGNNKPLTSTDVAAHEMTHGLTSVTGNMTYSGEPGGLNEATSDIMAAAVEFYANNPQDVGDYLVGEKIDINGDGTPLRYMDKPSKDGASKDSWYSGLGGIDVHYSSGPANHWYYLASEGSGAKVVNGVSYDSPTADGLPVTAIGRDAASKIWFRALTVGYFKSNTNYADARVQTLKAAADLYGQGSTIYNNVANAWAGVAVGSRISNGVTVTPIANQNTVTGSAVSLQVQATSTNPGALSYAATGLPAGLSINSSNGLISGTASTAGTSNVTVTVTDSQNQTGTAAFTWTVGTTQPSVFENTTDYQIADNATVESPINVTRTGNAPSALKVDVNIVHTYVGDLVVDLVAPDGSVYNLRNRTGGSADNIVQQFTVNASSEVANGTWKLRVRDAASLDTGYINSWKLTF
- a CDS encoding MFS transporter, with translation MRKWLPLTAVCLGAFMLLVDVTIVTVALPDMSADMASDSSFGGFAGLQWVMDGYALALAALLLGAGSLADRIGRRRVYLIGLGLFAAASLACGLATGPAELIAFRAVQGIGGAAMFATTMALLSASYQGRDRGVAFGVWGAVNGAAAAAGPIIGGLLTENFGWRWIFFINLPVSALAVYVTLKAVAESRNPHAARLDLPGMATFTAGAAAVTYAVIRVGENGWGSPTTLGLLGLGAAAFAAFVLVELRSTRPMLDLSLFRSRTFVAVMAAGLLLSGAAFSYLMYVSLWLQSAEGMGPVGAGLVLLPLSAAGFVVAAVAGRLLHAVPPRLTIGGGLLLIGFGALLQAWMLDAGDGWTALVPGLLVTGVGVGAATPALAATAMGAVAPARAGMAGGALNTARQLGTALGIAVLGAVFHAGLRSGLGEGGRGLAEPLASGGAGQVLAQAPAGAAREALTGLVEAAFASGLRETFLVSAAMGLAGALAVFLLLRGGTPAAAAPLPRPRTQSTGAEDPAGAPAVRN